The sequence below is a genomic window from Selenomonas ruminantium subsp. lactilytica TAM6421.
TCATCGAAGATTGCTCCGTGGAAGATGCTAAAGCTACGACCTTTGCTGAATTCGAAGCAGAGCTCAAGGAAAAAGGCTTCCTGAATCCGTCCGAAGAAGACGTCCTCTCCTATGCCCTGTTCCCGCAGGTTGCCGAGGAATTCTTCCAGAAACATTATCAGAAGGTAACGGCTTACAAGCGTTCCTGATAAAAAGTTTAATACTGCCATGTCACAAAAAAGGACTGACCAGACACCGACTGGTCAGTCCTTTTATAATGCAAAGCAAGATGAAAAATCTCACGATTTTTCATCAGCCCTTACACGAAATCTAACCGATTCTGTGCCTTGCAGGCTTGACTCGCTAAGATTTCATAGTAAAAAGACATCTGATGAGCTGATATTGACTCATCAGATGTCATTCCTTATTTCAGTCGTCCTGCGTACCAGGGCATTTTCATTTCATGCTCCACCGTGGTTTCTTCGGAATGGGCACTCAAAAGCACTGTTTCCTTGGGCAGCGTAAGAATACGCTCTGTGATCTTGCTCAGCAGGGTTTCCTCATCGCCGCCGGGCAAATCAGTGCGGCCATAGCTCTCACGGAACACGCAGTCGCCAACAAAAGCCACGCCATCCTGTTCACTGTAATAGATGCAGCCATCACTGGTATGTCCGGGAACATGACGGAGCTGCAACCGGAAATCAGGCTTGTCCTTCAAGGTGATTACGGCATTATCCGGCAGATAATTCACATCATGCAGGATAATGTCCTTCCCTAACTGATCCGAGAGATTCCAGGCAGGATTCTCAGCGTAGATTTTGCCCTTCTCCTGCATATAGACCTCAGCCCCCCAGGCTTCCTGCAGCTCATTTACGGCAGCGATATGGTCAAAGTGGCCATGCGTCAGCAGGATCTTTTCCATGACAAAACCGCGTTCCTCCGCCACTTTCTTGAGTTTATCGGCTTCGGCTCCCGGATCGATGATGAAACCGTGCTTGCTTTCCTCATCGACGTAGAAATAAACATTGGTAGGCAGATATTTCGTGACTGTAACCTGCAAAATCATTTGACTCACCTCATATTCGTCAGTCCTGATATTCAGCTTTCATCGCGGCAATCTTATCCATGATGCTCTGGGAGAATGCTGCCAGCGCTTCCTTATCCTTATGGTCGCCTTCAAATTTCATTGGCTCGCCGTAGATGACCTTGAGTTTCGGGAAGTGTCCCCCATTGGCAAAAATCTTATCCGTGCCGATAATGGCGGCGGGAACGATGGGAGCCTTGCTCATGGCGGCAATCAGCCCCACACCTGCTTCAGCCTTGCCCAATTTACCCGTGCGGCTGCGGGTGCCTTCCGGAAACAGCCCTAAGCAACGGCCCTCTTTCAAGACCTGCATGGCAGCCTTGATGGCGCCACGATCGGCAGCACCACGCTTTACGGGGAAAGCATGGCAGGCGGTGATCGCCCGGCCAAAGATGGGATTCTTGAAAAGTTCAATCTTGGCCATATAGCTGACCGGCCGATGCAGGAACGTAGCCACCAATGGCGGATCCCAGTTACTCATATGGTTGGCGGCCAGAATCACGGCACCGTCCTTGGGCATATTTTCCCGGCCGTAGATCTCTGCGCGGAAAAATAATTTGAAGAACAAGCCAAATATCAATTGCAATAAACTATATAACATGGAACGCACCTCATTTGCACATAGCAAGGATGCGCTCAACAACTTCGTCGATGGACAGGCCTGTGGTATCCAGCAGCGTTGCATCCTCTGCCTGCACCAAAGGGCTGATTTCCCGTTCGCTGTCGGCCTTGTCCCGGGCAGCGATATCGGCCTTCATCTTTTCCATGTCGATTTCGTATCCCTTTTCCGTGAGCTCCTTGTGGCGGCGGCGGGCACGTTCCTCGATGGAAGCGGTCAGGAAAATCTTCACATCGGCGTTGGGCAGGACGTTGGTGGCAATATCGCGGCCATCCATAAGCACACTACCCCGCTCCCCCATCTTGCGCTGAAGGTCTACCATTTTCTCACGAACAGGACCGAGGGCAGCCACCTGAGATACAATAGCGCTGACTTCCGGCGTACGGATCTGCCCGGTAACATCAGTACCATCCACAGCTACAGTAGTCTTGCCATCCTTGTACTGAAGATCTACATCAATATCCTTGACCACTTCGAGAATCAGCTCGTCGGTGACTTCTTTCTGCTGCTGGAGGGTTTTCCAGGCCACAGCGCGGTACATGGCGCCAGTGTCGATATAGGTATAGCCCAGCTTTTTGGCGGCTAATTGCGCCACCGTGCTCTTGCCTGCGCCGGCAGGGCCGTCGATTGCTACTACTAAGTTCTTCATTTTCTGATTTCCTCCAAAGTCTGATAAAATTCAGGATAAGAGATATTCACGCACTCGGGGTTTTCAATGGCGACGCCTTCACCCACTGCCCCCAGGATAGCCAGAGACATGGCAATGCGGTGGTCGTCATAGGAAAAGGCTGTGGCATGCTGAAGTTTGGCACTGCCATGGATAATAAGGCCATCTTCCCGTTCTTCAATGGACCCCGGTGCCAGCTTGTTGAATTCCTTGGCAATGGCCATCAGGCGGTCGGTTTCCTTCACCCGCAATTCTCCAGCGCCAGTGATAACGGTATCGCCTTTAGCGCAAAGAGCCGCCACAGCAATAACGGGAATCTCGTCAATCAGGCGGGGCATAATTTCCGCCCCAAAGGTGGTGCCTTTGAGTTCGCTGTATTCCACCAGCATATCCGCTGCGGCTTCCCCGCCGCTCGTGCGCTCATTCTGCAGGGTAATCTTAGCGCCCATATCCTTGAGCACATCGAGGATGCCCGTACGGGTGGGGTTGATGCCCACATTCTTCAACAGCAGCTTGCTGCCGGGTACAATGCTGCCTGCCACCAGCCAATAGGCGGCGGAGCTGATGTCACCAGGCACTTCGATTTCTGCCGGCGCCGTGAACTTTTCCACAGGCTGAATGGTTACAGCCGTACCCTCACGCTTGAGCTTTACACCGAAGGCAGCGAGCATCTGCTCCGTATGGTCACGGGAGACAAAGGGTTCATTCACCGTGGTTTCCCCTTCGGCAAACATGCCCGCCAGCAGGATGGCGGATTTCACCTGGGCACTGGCCACAGGGCTGTCATAGTGCATGCCCTGCAGTTTCTTACCTGCGGGCACTACGGTAATGGGCAGCTTGGCATTATTTTCCCGGCCATAAATCTGCGCGCCCATTTTAGACAGGGGCTTGATTACCCGGCCCATGGGGCGCTTATGCAGGGAGGCATCACCCGTAAAAGTGGACAAAAACGGCTGCGCGGCCAAAATTCCCATCAAGAGGCGCAGGGTGGTGCCAGAATTGCCCGCATCCAGAATGGTTGCCGGTTCCGTGAGACCATGCAGGCCATTACCCGTGACAATCAGCTCCGTATCACTGATGAATTCGACTTTTGCGCCCAAAGCTTCCATGCAGGCTGCCGTGGACATGCAGTCCTGAGCATGCAGGAAGTTCTTGATACGCACCGGCGTATCCCCCAAAGCAGAGAACATCACACTGCGATGGGAAATTGACTTGTCACCGGGTATTACGATTTCGCCTTGCAGGCCCTGA
It includes:
- the aroA gene encoding 3-phosphoshikimate 1-carboxyvinyltransferase encodes the protein MEKIQIEKARQGLQGEIVIPGDKSISHRSVMFSALGDTPVRIKNFLHAQDCMSTAACMEALGAKVEFISDTELIVTGNGLHGLTEPATILDAGNSGTTLRLLMGILAAQPFLSTFTGDASLHKRPMGRVIKPLSKMGAQIYGRENNAKLPITVVPAGKKLQGMHYDSPVASAQVKSAILLAGMFAEGETTVNEPFVSRDHTEQMLAAFGVKLKREGTAVTIQPVEKFTAPAEIEVPGDISSAAYWLVAGSIVPGSKLLLKNVGINPTRTGILDVLKDMGAKITLQNERTSGGEAAADMLVEYSELKGTTFGAEIMPRLIDEIPVIAVAALCAKGDTVITGAGELRVKETDRLMAIAKEFNKLAPGSIEEREDGLIIHGSAKLQHATAFSYDDHRIAMSLAILGAVGEGVAIENPECVNISYPEFYQTLEEIRK
- a CDS encoding lysophospholipid acyltransferase family protein, with protein sequence MLYSLLQLIFGLFFKLFFRAEIYGRENMPKDGAVILAANHMSNWDPPLVATFLHRPVSYMAKIELFKNPIFGRAITACHAFPVKRGAADRGAIKAAMQVLKEGRCLGLFPEGTRSRTGKLGKAEAGVGLIAAMSKAPIVPAAIIGTDKIFANGGHFPKLKVIYGEPMKFEGDHKDKEALAAFSQSIMDKIAAMKAEYQD
- the cmk gene encoding (d)CMP kinase — protein: MKNLVVAIDGPAGAGKSTVAQLAAKKLGYTYIDTGAMYRAVAWKTLQQQKEVTDELILEVVKDIDVDLQYKDGKTTVAVDGTDVTGQIRTPEVSAIVSQVAALGPVREKMVDLQRKMGERGSVLMDGRDIATNVLPNADVKIFLTASIEERARRRHKELTEKGYEIDMEKMKADIAARDKADSEREISPLVQAEDATLLDTTGLSIDEVVERILAMCK
- a CDS encoding MBL fold metallo-hydrolase yields the protein MILQVTVTKYLPTNVYFYVDEESKHGFIIDPGAEADKLKKVAEERGFVMEKILLTHGHFDHIAAVNELQEAWGAEVYMQEKGKIYAENPAWNLSDQLGKDIILHDVNYLPDNAVITLKDKPDFRLQLRHVPGHTSDGCIYYSEQDGVAFVGDCVFRESYGRTDLPGGDEETLLSKITERILTLPKETVLLSAHSEETTVEHEMKMPWYAGRLK